One window from the genome of Streptomyces sp. NBC_00287 encodes:
- a CDS encoding type II secretion system F family protein: MSAEVVHRLGVVVGIVLGLAWLVRWVGAVRCERRVRRRLVELVAAVEAAPGAPRFDVRGPVRRWLPVVAVGCAGWVLVGGVAGVGVGLVGAVAMDRWQRRRVASVGAEYDSAEAARQLPLAADLLAACIAAGAGPVIAAQAVGEALGGPVGDGLARGAAEVRLGGEPGEAWGKLAALPGAEALARLLERADVSGLPAAGPVARLAADARATWARAATARARRAAVMVTAPVGLCFLPAFIAVGVLPVVIGLADGVLGGGGG, from the coding sequence GTGAGTGCGGAAGTTGTCCACAGGCTGGGGGTTGTCGTGGGGATTGTGCTGGGCCTGGCGTGGCTGGTGCGGTGGGTGGGGGCGGTGCGGTGTGAGCGGAGGGTCCGACGGCGGCTGGTCGAGCTGGTGGCCGCCGTAGAAGCGGCGCCGGGCGCGCCGAGGTTCGACGTGCGGGGCCCGGTGCGGCGGTGGCTGCCCGTCGTGGCGGTGGGGTGTGCCGGGTGGGTGCTGGTCGGTGGCGTCGCCGGGGTCGGGGTGGGGCTGGTCGGTGCCGTCGCCATGGACCGGTGGCAGAGGCGGCGCGTCGCTTCCGTGGGAGCGGAGTACGACTCCGCCGAGGCGGCCCGGCAACTTCCGCTCGCCGCCGATCTGTTGGCGGCCTGTATCGCCGCCGGTGCCGGGCCGGTGATCGCGGCGCAGGCCGTGGGCGAGGCGTTGGGCGGCCCGGTGGGGGACGGGCTGGCGCGGGGCGCGGCCGAGGTACGGCTGGGCGGCGAACCGGGTGAGGCCTGGGGGAAGTTGGCCGCGCTGCCGGGTGCGGAGGCGCTTGCGCGACTGCTGGAGCGGGCCGATGTGTCGGGGCTCCCGGCGGCGGGACCCGTCGCCCGCCTGGCCGCGGACGCCCGCGCCACCTGGGCGCGCGCCGCGACGGCCCGGGCGCGCCGGGCGGCGGTCATGGTCACCGCGCCGGTGGGGCTGTGCTTCCTGCCCGCGTTCATCGCGGTGGGGGTTCTGCCGGTGGTGATCGGGCTGGCGGACGGGGTGCTGGGAGGGGGTGGTGGATGA
- a CDS encoding DUF4244 domain-containing protein, with translation MSKAVKKAATAVRARVRAFVGRRDSGMVTSEYAMGIIAAVAFAVVLYKVVTSGQVSAELQAIVKKALDARM, from the coding sequence ATGAGCAAGGCAGTGAAGAAGGCAGCAACGGCAGTACGGGCGCGCGTGCGGGCCTTCGTCGGACGGCGGGACTCGGGGATGGTCACCTCCGAGTACGCGATGGGGATCATCGCGGCGGTGGCGTTCGCCGTGGTGCTGTACAAGGTGGTCACCAGCGGGCAGGTCAGCGCGGAGCTGCAGGCCATCGTGAAGAAGGCCCTCGATGCGCGGATGTGA